One genomic region from Opisthocomus hoazin isolate bOpiHoa1 chromosome Z, bOpiHoa1.hap1, whole genome shotgun sequence encodes:
- the AK6 gene encoding adenylate kinase isoenzyme 6 isoform X2 — protein sequence MTYINVGDMAKEGELYEGFDEEYGCPILDEDRVIDELEDKMSEGGVIVDYHGCDFFPERWFHIVFVLRTENSFLYDRLESRGYKGKKLQDNIQCEIFQTLYEEAMSSYREEIVHQLPSNTPEDLERNLDQIMQWIEQWMEDNN from the exons ATGACCTACATCAACGTGGGTGACATGGCAAAGGAAG gagaaCTGTATGAAGGTTTTGATGAGGAATACGGTTGTCCGATTTTGGATGAAGACAGG GTAATTGATGAACTGGAAGATAAAATGAGTGAGGGTGGAGTTATTGTCGATTATCATGGCTGTGATTTTTTCCCTGAACGGTGGTTTCATATAGTATTTGTACTTCGTACGGAAAATTCATTTCTGTATGACAGACTTGAAAGCAG GGGCTACAAAGGCAAAAAGCTGCAAGACAACATTCAGTGTGAAATTTTTCAGACACTTTATGAGGAAGCTATGTCATCATATAGAGAGGAAATTGTGCACCAGTTACCCAGCAACACTCCAGAAGACCTAGAGAGAAATTTGGATCAGATTATGCAATGGATTGAGCAATGGATGGAGGACAACAATTGA
- the AK6 gene encoding adenylate kinase isoenzyme 6 isoform X1 encodes MRRPNVLLTGTPGVGKTTLGKELASRAGMTYINVGDMAKEGELYEGFDEEYGCPILDEDRVIDELEDKMSEGGVIVDYHGCDFFPERWFHIVFVLRTENSFLYDRLESRGYKGKKLQDNIQCEIFQTLYEEAMSSYREEIVHQLPSNTPEDLERNLDQIMQWIEQWMEDNN; translated from the exons atGAGGCGGCCCAACGTGCTGCTCACCG GTACTCCGGGCGTTGGGAAAACCACTCTCGGAAAAGAACTCGCGTCAAGAGCCGGGATGACCTACATCAACGTGGGTGACATGGCAAAGGAAG gagaaCTGTATGAAGGTTTTGATGAGGAATACGGTTGTCCGATTTTGGATGAAGACAGG GTAATTGATGAACTGGAAGATAAAATGAGTGAGGGTGGAGTTATTGTCGATTATCATGGCTGTGATTTTTTCCCTGAACGGTGGTTTCATATAGTATTTGTACTTCGTACGGAAAATTCATTTCTGTATGACAGACTTGAAAGCAG GGGCTACAAAGGCAAAAAGCTGCAAGACAACATTCAGTGTGAAATTTTTCAGACACTTTATGAGGAAGCTATGTCATCATATAGAGAGGAAATTGTGCACCAGTTACCCAGCAACACTCCAGAAGACCTAGAGAGAAATTTGGATCAGATTATGCAATGGATTGAGCAATGGATGGAGGACAACAATTGA
- the RAD17 gene encoding cell cycle checkpoint protein RAD17: MSGSSSGRRAAPAEATDWLAPSFDDFFGNTNVSSSAIPVKPLEDNSGRNRQQKKKDLSSVPESTKNKVLSRKRAKSSSVDLPCNKSRQNKSQSQDEPWVDRYKPVTQNDLAVQKKKIEEVETWLKLHIFQGQPKQGGSVLLLTGPAGCGKTATIQILAKELGVEVREWTNPISLDFTKEDLRNMFGHESNFHTFPSQAQTAVFRDFLLRANKYNKLQMLGESSENDKKLILIEDIPNQFYRDPSSLHEILRRFVHTSRCPLIFIVSDNFSGDSNQRLLFPAEILEELCISNISFKPVAPTNMMKVLNRIAAAEASMNRKKNYALDRISLELLCKGCSGDIRSAINSLQFSSMKDCSLEKEFWSRKKRSSTLKCEAAAESKVRKKSKPDASEDQEIQAIGGKDASIFLFHALGKIIYCKREPVSESEFAQLPAHLSEYRRDTLLIQPEDIVEKSHMSGSMFNLYLHQNYVEFFSDIDDVVRASEYLSTADVLCSNWSTRLVMEEYSASVATRGVIHSNTSRAFAHHQGGMGFRPLHKPQWFFINKKYQENCLAAKSLFSSFCLPPECLQTELLPYLAMLANPMRNQAQIAFIQDVGRLPLNRHFGRLKLETLTDKDPGIPDLLVSSEGDRADAHAVETAAQVEKNRTNENESDGFALYSSQCSGNELPCSQPQPVTAQAVMEEDELTIEEYDSD, encoded by the exons ATGTCTGGGAGCTCCTCGGGGAGGCGGGCGGCACCGGCGGAG GCGACAGACTGGTTGGCACCTTCGTTTGATGACTTCTTTGGAAACACAAATGTTTCTTCTAGTGCCATTCCTGTGAAGCCACTAGAAGATAACTCTGGAAGAAACCGGCAGCAGAAGAAGAAAGACCTATCTTCTGTGCCAGAAAGTACCAAAAACAAAGTTCTGTCCAGAAAAAGAGCAAAGTCGTCTTCAGTAGATCTACCCTGTAACAAGTCCAGACAAAACAAGAGCCAGTCTCAAGATGAGCCATGGGTAGACAGATACAAACCCGTAACTCAG aaTGACCTTGCtgtgcaaaagaagaaaattgaagAAGTTGAAACCTGGTTAAAATTGCACATATTTCAAGGGCAGCCAAAGCAG GGTGGCTCTGTTTTATTGCTGACTGGTCCTGCTGGTTGTGGAAAGACTGCAACTATACAGATACTAGCAAAAGAGCTTGGTGTTGAGGTGCGAGAATGGACCAATCCAATATCTTTAGACTTTACAAAAGAAGACTTAAGAAATATGTTTGGCCACg agtcAAATTTTCATACGTTTCCGAGTCAGGCCCAGACAGCTGTCTTTCGAGATTTTCTATTACGAGCAAATAAGTATAACAAACTTCAGATGCTTGGAGAGTCCTCAGAAAATGATAAAAAGCTTATTCTTATCGAA GACATACCTAACCAATTCTATCGAGACCCTAGCAGTCTACATGAAATTCTCAG GAGGTTTGTTCATACAAGTAGATGTCCCCTCATATTTATAGTCTCAGATAACTTCAGTGGGGACAGCAACCAGAGGTTACTATTCCCAGCGGAAATTCTGGAGGAGTTGTGTATATCCAATATTAG TTTCAAGCCTGTTGCACCAACAAATATGATGAAAGTTCTTAATCGAATAGCTGCAGCAGAAGCTAGTATG aacagaaaaaagaattatGCTCTGGACAGAATTTCTTTGGAGTTGCTTTGCAAAGGTTGTTCAGGTGATATAAGAAGTGCAATAAACAGTCTTCAGTTTTCTTCTATGAAAG ACTGCTCATTAGAGAAGGAGTTTTGgtcaaggaagaaaaggagctcCACACTAAAatgtgaagcagcagcagaatctaaagtaagaaagaaaagtaaacctGATGCTTCAGAAGACCAGGAGATACAAGCTATTGGTGGCAAAGATGCTTCCATCTTTCTTTTCCATGctctgggaaaaataatttactgCAAAA GAGAACCAGTGTCAGAATCAGAATTTGCTCAGCTGCCTGCTCATTTGTCAGAATACCGTCGAGACACCTTGCTTATTCAGCCTGAG gATATTGTGGAAAAATCGCATATGTCTGGAAGCATGTTTAATTTATACCTTCACCAGAACTATGTAGAGTTTTTTTCTGATATAGATGATGTAGTGAGAGCCAGTGAATATCTGAGCACTGCTGACGTCCTTTGTAGTAATTGGAGT ACACGGCTTGTGATGGAAGAATACAGTGCATCTGTGGCTACCCGAGGGGTGATACATTCAAATACATCCAGAGCCTTTGCCCACCACCAAGGAGGGATGGGGTTCCGGCCCTTACATAAACCCCAGTGGTTCTTTATCAATAAAAAG TATCAAGAAAACTGCCTTGCTGCAAAGTCTCTCTTTTCAAGCTTCTGTTTACCACCTGAGTGTCTTCAGACAGAACTATTGCCTTATCTTGCTATGTTAGCAAATCCAATGAGAAACCAAG CTCAGATTGCTTTTATCCAAGATGTTGGGAGGCTACCGCTGAACAGACATTTTGGGAG GTTAAAGCTTGAAACACTTACTGACAAAGATCCCGGGATACCAGACTTACTTGTCAGCTCCGAGGGGGACCGTGCCGACGCACATGCTGTGGAGACGGCTGCACAGGtggagaaaaacagaacaaatgagAATGAGTCAGATGGATTCGCTCTCTATTCTAGCCAGTGCAGTGGAAATGAACTACCTTGCAGTCAGCCTCAGCCTGTCACAGCTCAAGCAGTCATGGAGGAAGATGAATTAACAATAGAGGAATATGATAGTGACTGA